One window of Cohnella hashimotonis genomic DNA carries:
- a CDS encoding discoidin domain-containing protein, producing MNPLKKALVVTISALLSLFITLLPGQALGPLQAKPAAAAGTITNDTTNKRLIVSGGNVTLSLDYNLKSKIDSLKINSVETLDAGGILSSFEVPRGSTPVTTSTLSTSPTVSVSGSTAVVSGISYQNAYLKVTETWTFTANTDDVQVKVDKTNDWISGSYTTVDMKSLGFTFKQSMFNTAYRGDGGSNTLISPADGTTLRSLTPGDKYYGEEAEAGFGYIGGDMDLLSESNAFLLKIRTTSSRYISSEIYRSATAPYSLKLDHKLSLPAFAHTLHNPDKTVNFHLFSPVAANVNNRHAYDPVAIADLQSDSITYTISAKLNLDDYYDIGSFPAASGINEQKFARFITEFGRDSIVDLLGAGGAWNALRPEYSGLMEIQWGIDAMLAMQASASNRIALEALRKNTEMAIAVQDPYGHIRGVAGGQAYEFPEDSEADEAIPLAAAAYINATGDAAWANTVKAGIRKALDFRLSKDSNGNGLVEATLATNTGLSAQAYLDQVYLGGEDAYINALMYGALTQWADIEEKAIGDAAKAQYYRDKARRLKEAYNKDLIYGGLWSNTNQGFIGWRNMNGTMKADVKYVHVDSAAIKYGVANKERMQSILYGGFDTYQGLDDWMVRNQAKAYPLNLYPMDGTEVNPTFTASFPDWENGDVFPHTTGEMVGAYARAGSALPFKYIKNIVDLYYQPGDPYWAQDVFTWQLTGIFGMYTKMDVNMEAGATLITDMLGIKPKYDALEVNPVLDSSLFGTEINYNMRGHQYRIRYDGQLSRTLMQNDGAETVRFMWNNMKPGYAYTINDNGTNYSRTADENGLVTYNISAAGARTVTISDSMGAGTSTSRSGSGASTVGGSQTSAKAVDGNAATYWSSAAYADAGHSESVFVDMGANNAVKRVQVTPRSGGSGFPVDFKFQSSLDGIEWFDVPGANYSNYANPGSTAQSFSFNAPVLARYIRMHATRLGADGGGYAMQVAELQPYAVAVAMNEPGIKKFKATSGFSNSQSVNNWNYQEWLWNGSTTTVNPMTWVGGRWKGTSDYSLIGSGWMHPDDNREAVRIYTAPQAGTVKVTGVVRLRYSGGNGIKVKILKNGSPWWPSSGYETITDITGVAFQGVTTVNQGDQFSFVVNNNGNSNSDTTYWAPQIAFVDTYNGDADFSSTQGTKNWFYKEEAGGVLSNMTWDSANGRWKGSATYSLITNQWQHPDAGQDAVRVFKAPRDGMIEITAAGNVRKSVAGGDGVQVRILKNNETVWPNAGGWQFIAGNDTTGLNMNVPLYVRQGDELKFYVNRYNTITSDSTTWIPQIQYTE from the coding sequence ATGAATCCATTGAAGAAAGCGCTAGTCGTGACGATCTCCGCCTTGCTTTCCCTTTTTATCACTTTGCTGCCCGGTCAGGCATTGGGCCCGCTCCAAGCCAAACCGGCCGCGGCAGCCGGAACGATAACGAACGATACGACGAACAAGCGGCTCATCGTGAGCGGCGGCAATGTAACGCTGTCGCTCGATTACAACCTCAAAAGCAAAATCGATTCGCTGAAGATCAATTCGGTCGAGACGCTGGATGCGGGCGGCATTCTCTCCAGCTTTGAAGTGCCGAGAGGAAGTACCCCGGTTACGACGTCCACGTTGTCGACCAGCCCGACCGTATCCGTAAGCGGCAGCACGGCGGTGGTCAGCGGAATTTCGTATCAAAACGCATATCTGAAGGTGACGGAAACATGGACCTTCACGGCCAACACGGACGACGTGCAGGTCAAGGTGGATAAGACGAACGACTGGATCTCCGGTTCCTACACGACGGTCGATATGAAATCGCTCGGCTTTACCTTCAAGCAGAGCATGTTCAATACGGCCTATCGCGGAGACGGCGGGTCGAATACGTTAATCTCGCCTGCGGACGGGACCACCTTGCGGAGCCTGACGCCCGGGGATAAGTATTACGGCGAGGAAGCGGAAGCCGGCTTCGGCTACATCGGAGGCGACATGGATTTGCTCAGCGAGTCCAACGCCTTCCTGCTCAAGATCCGGACAACCTCCAGCCGTTACATTTCATCCGAGATCTATCGCAGCGCCACCGCGCCTTATTCTTTGAAGCTGGATCATAAATTGAGCTTGCCGGCATTCGCCCATACGTTGCACAACCCGGATAAAACCGTGAACTTCCACTTGTTCTCGCCCGTGGCGGCCAACGTCAACAACAGGCATGCTTATGATCCGGTAGCGATCGCCGATTTGCAGTCCGACTCGATCACCTATACGATCAGCGCCAAATTAAACCTGGACGATTATTACGATATCGGCAGCTTCCCTGCCGCCTCCGGCATCAATGAACAGAAATTCGCGCGGTTCATCACGGAATTCGGGCGGGATTCGATCGTCGATTTATTGGGGGCGGGCGGTGCATGGAATGCGCTAAGACCCGAATATTCAGGATTGATGGAGATCCAGTGGGGCATCGACGCGATGCTGGCCATGCAGGCGTCCGCCAGCAACAGGATCGCGCTCGAAGCGCTGAGGAAAAATACGGAGATGGCCATTGCCGTGCAGGATCCCTACGGGCATATCAGAGGCGTAGCGGGCGGGCAGGCATACGAATTTCCGGAGGATTCGGAAGCGGACGAGGCGATCCCGCTGGCCGCAGCAGCCTATATTAACGCAACCGGGGATGCGGCTTGGGCGAATACGGTCAAGGCGGGCATCCGCAAAGCGCTGGATTTCCGGCTGTCCAAGGATTCCAACGGCAACGGATTGGTCGAAGCGACGCTGGCGACCAACACGGGATTAAGCGCGCAGGCCTATCTCGATCAAGTCTACCTGGGCGGAGAGGACGCCTATATCAACGCGTTGATGTACGGCGCCCTGACGCAATGGGCCGACATTGAAGAGAAGGCCATCGGGGATGCGGCCAAGGCGCAGTATTACAGGGACAAAGCCCGCAGGCTGAAGGAAGCGTACAATAAAGACCTGATTTACGGCGGACTGTGGTCCAATACGAATCAAGGCTTTATCGGCTGGCGGAATATGAACGGCACGATGAAGGCCGACGTAAAATACGTGCACGTGGATTCGGCGGCCATCAAGTATGGCGTGGCGAATAAGGAGCGCATGCAGTCCATTCTGTACGGGGGCTTCGACACCTATCAGGGCCTGGACGACTGGATGGTCCGGAATCAGGCGAAGGCTTATCCGCTCAATCTCTACCCGATGGACGGCACGGAGGTCAATCCGACCTTCACCGCTTCGTTCCCGGATTGGGAGAACGGCGACGTATTTCCCCATACGACAGGAGAAATGGTCGGCGCCTATGCAAGAGCGGGGAGCGCGCTTCCGTTCAAATACATTAAAAACATCGTCGATCTCTACTATCAGCCCGGCGATCCTTACTGGGCGCAGGACGTATTCACCTGGCAATTGACCGGCATCTTCGGCATGTACACGAAGATGGACGTCAACATGGAAGCCGGCGCCACGCTGATTACGGACATGCTGGGGATCAAGCCGAAGTACGACGCTTTGGAGGTGAATCCGGTCCTGGATTCCTCCCTCTTCGGGACGGAGATCAACTACAATATGCGGGGCCATCAATACCGCATTCGCTACGACGGGCAATTAAGCAGAACGCTCATGCAAAACGACGGCGCGGAAACCGTCCGGTTCATGTGGAACAATATGAAGCCCGGTTATGCGTACACCATCAACGACAATGGAACGAACTACTCGCGTACGGCCGACGAAAACGGGTTGGTGACCTATAACATTTCGGCCGCCGGGGCGCGTACGGTCACGATCTCCGACAGCATGGGCGCCGGAACGTCGACGTCGCGCAGCGGCAGCGGCGCCTCGACGGTCGGCGGGTCGCAGACGTCCGCCAAAGCCGTCGACGGCAATGCGGCCACTTATTGGTCCAGCGCCGCGTATGCGGATGCCGGGCATTCGGAATCCGTATTTGTCGATATGGGCGCCAATAACGCGGTGAAGCGGGTGCAAGTCACGCCGAGAAGCGGCGGCAGCGGATTCCCGGTCGACTTCAAGTTCCAATCCAGCCTGGACGGCATCGAATGGTTCGACGTGCCGGGCGCCAATTACAGCAATTACGCTAATCCGGGCTCCACGGCGCAGTCCTTCTCGTTTAACGCGCCCGTACTGGCCAGATATATTCGGATGCATGCGACCCGCTTAGGGGCCGACGGCGGCGGCTATGCCATGCAAGTCGCGGAGCTGCAGCCGTATGCCGTCGCCGTGGCGATGAATGAGCCCGGCATTAAAAAGTTCAAGGCGACCTCCGGCTTCTCGAACTCGCAAAGCGTCAACAACTGGAACTACCAGGAATGGCTGTGGAACGGCAGCACGACGACGGTCAATCCGATGACCTGGGTCGGCGGCAGATGGAAAGGCACATCGGACTATAGCCTGATCGGCAGCGGCTGGATGCATCCGGACGACAACCGCGAGGCCGTGCGCATCTATACGGCGCCGCAGGCCGGAACGGTCAAAGTCACCGGCGTCGTACGGCTTCGCTACAGCGGCGGCAACGGAATCAAGGTCAAGATTTTGAAGAACGGATCGCCATGGTGGCCATCAAGCGGCTACGAGACCATCACGGATATTACCGGCGTTGCCTTCCAGGGGGTTACGACGGTCAACCAGGGCGACCAATTCAGCTTTGTCGTCAACAATAACGGCAACAGCAATTCCGATACGACGTACTGGGCGCCCCAGATCGCGTTTGTCGATACTTACAACGGCGACGCGGATTTTTCGTCCACCCAGGGAACCAAGAACTGGTTCTATAAGGAAGAGGCGGGCGGGGTTCTGAGCAATATGACCTGGGACAGCGCGAATGGACGGTGGAAGGGCAGCGCGACTTACAGCTTGATCACGAATCAGTGGCAGCACCCGGATGCCGGCCAGGACGCGGTAAGAGTGTTCAAAGCGCCCAGGGACGGCATGATCGAGATCACTGCCGCGGGGAATGTCAGGAAGAGCGTTGCGGGCGGGGATGGCGTGCAGGTTCGCATCCTCAAAAATAACGAGACCGTCTGGCCGAATGCGGGCGGATGGCAGTTCATCGCCGGGAACGATACGACCGGGCTTAATATGAACGTGCCGCTGTACGTGCGTCAAGGCGACGAACTGAAATTTTACGTGAATCGGTATAACACGATCACGAGCGACAGCACGACGTGGATCCCGCAGATCCAGTATACGGAATAG
- a CDS encoding beta-L-arabinofuranosidase domain-containing protein, protein MNGINGENGQNTIPWHDLEASGELRRRASLSFDRLETEPYEPDAVFKAPDYEWPGDWEGRTILALVLLAQATQREPKHLGEIMKCLPDHLNAHGYFGSVQEPGTVDEQQLSGNSWFLRAMAEHYRWKKDAFSLSVIERIVRHLLLPASGHYREYPILPEQRVFAGEAVGELQQERVGAWRLSTDIGCAFIMLDGATQAYQIVPRPELGALIDEMIAKFKTVDLAGLSFQTHATLSALRGVLRHYETTGEAWLLRKAEEVFALYVQEGMTESYANYNWFGRPDWTESCAVVDSFIVAVSLWKHTGKAAYLDTAHHIYYNGMGYGQRPNGGFGCDVCTGAGGERMLEPKSPELFEAFWCCTMRGGEGLARAIEYSYFVHEDQITVPFYGENRGRFIMEDGQLVIRQHADYPYEGLVRLEIIASTVSKPVTLRLFVPSWAETSSIGLRVDGAARSVAVHNGFVTVTEKLEARAVIELAFGIFLRQETAFGRHGAHDVFSFRHGVLLLGIDNVGAPIAIDGNTDMVALGRGAYAMGTSGAKLTPVNDLIDKPYDEAVRNRKQVLF, encoded by the coding sequence TTGAACGGCATAAACGGCGAAAACGGCCAAAATACGATTCCGTGGCATGATCTTGAGGCGTCCGGCGAGCTGCGCAGACGGGCATCGCTCAGCTTTGACCGGCTGGAGACGGAACCGTACGAACCCGATGCGGTCTTCAAAGCGCCCGATTACGAGTGGCCGGGCGATTGGGAGGGAAGGACGATCTTGGCGTTAGTGCTGCTGGCGCAGGCTACGCAACGGGAGCCGAAGCATCTGGGAGAGATCATGAAGTGCTTGCCAGATCATCTGAATGCGCATGGATATTTCGGATCCGTCCAAGAACCGGGCACGGTCGACGAGCAGCAATTGTCGGGCAACAGCTGGTTTTTGCGGGCTATGGCCGAGCATTACAGGTGGAAAAAGGATGCCTTCTCGCTGTCGGTTATTGAGCGAATCGTCCGGCATCTGCTCCTGCCTGCGAGCGGGCATTATAGGGAATACCCGATATTGCCGGAGCAGCGCGTATTCGCCGGGGAAGCCGTCGGCGAGCTGCAGCAAGAGCGGGTCGGCGCTTGGCGGCTGTCTACCGACATCGGCTGCGCTTTTATTATGCTGGACGGCGCTACGCAGGCGTACCAGATCGTGCCGCGACCGGAATTGGGCGCGTTGATCGACGAAATGATCGCCAAGTTCAAAACCGTCGATTTGGCCGGCTTATCCTTCCAGACGCATGCGACTTTGTCGGCGCTGCGGGGCGTGCTGCGCCATTACGAGACGACCGGCGAAGCGTGGCTTCTTCGCAAGGCGGAGGAAGTGTTTGCGCTGTACGTGCAGGAGGGCATGACCGAATCGTATGCCAATTACAACTGGTTCGGCCGGCCGGATTGGACGGAAAGCTGCGCGGTCGTCGATTCCTTCATCGTCGCCGTCTCGCTCTGGAAGCATACCGGCAAGGCGGCGTATCTGGATACGGCCCATCATATTTACTATAACGGCATGGGTTACGGTCAGCGGCCCAACGGCGGATTCGGCTGCGACGTATGCACGGGAGCGGGCGGCGAGCGCATGCTTGAACCGAAGTCGCCCGAGCTGTTCGAGGCGTTCTGGTGCTGTACGATGCGGGGAGGAGAAGGTCTTGCCCGCGCGATCGAATATAGCTACTTTGTGCATGAGGATCAGATAACCGTGCCTTTCTATGGGGAAAATCGGGGCCGGTTTATCATGGAAGACGGACAACTCGTTATTCGGCAGCATGCCGATTATCCGTATGAAGGGCTTGTACGCCTTGAAATTATCGCATCCACGGTCTCCAAGCCTGTCACCCTGCGTCTCTTCGTACCGTCTTGGGCGGAGACGTCGTCGATCGGCTTGCGGGTCGATGGCGCAGCCAGAAGCGTCGCCGTGCACAATGGATTCGTAACCGTGACGGAGAAGCTCGAAGCCAGAGCTGTCATCGAGCTCGCCTTCGGCATCTTCCTTCGTCAGGAAACGGCATTCGGCCGTCACGGCGCGCATGATGTTTTTTCATTCAGGCACGGCGTTCTTTTGCTCGGGATCGACAATGTCGGGGCGCCAATCGCGATCGACGGCAACACGGACATGGTGGCGCTTGGCAGAGGCGCATACGCCATGGGGACATCAGGCGCGAAGCTGACGCCGGTCAACGATCTGATCGATAAGCCGTATGACGAAGCGGTCCGCAACAGAAAGCAGGTATTGTTCTAA
- a CDS encoding FAD-dependent oxidoreductase: MEAKELTENTNNANRGHSERVIRKAHEAENTRNIRKENYDVVVCGGGLAGFCAAVAAARHGSRTCLVQDRPVFGGNSSSEVRVTPHGAAAFHVYAKETGIISELLIEERARNHEVIFENGWTNSVWDMAMYDLAVRTPNLTFYLNTSIVEVRKSAERRIEAVVGVVANAETTLELSGEIFIDCTGDGIVADLAGCEWHMGSEGRDEYNEPHAPLQASGDVMGSSLLFKTVNTGAPAPFEAPEWAAKLDNPDFFYKEGRRPNDVRGGYWWIEIGMPWHTIHENEDIRHQLTRYVLGVWDWIKNKDPNTKELAANHAIDWIGQVPGKRESRRIQGLYLMTEHDPLNRTVFEDEIAYGGWFLDLHTPGGLLAPTSEHASAEGYSETSSYMVKSYCGPYGIPLRSSIARDVDNLMMAGRNVSVTHAALGTVRVMGTTAIVGQAVGTSAAIALKRGIALKDVPGQAIREVQQTLLRDGCFLPNATNEDELDLARTARVAASSEAACAGMDAERDDKRRFPETEVLRERKGQWIAIAEEKLDRVAVCLSNLSDVEQTVEARILPVDHIWDYRTEEIEPLATTLLTVKPGASFEWIEWDVRLTKAAGLEPGKYVRLDLLANANLQWHVASGAVPAHTCAYEMGGGKMRRDWNGPTRSFRVDPPQRSFGAEQAINGVARPNRYTNLWRSDPEAALPQWLELTWEQQRTIGEVELTFPGHLLWEYHGYAPFYKDPQCVKDYRIEAWVGGAWTEIAAVRGNYQRHCRHRLEKPVTTAKLRVVIEATNGDPSAAIYEIRCYAPQGE, translated from the coding sequence ATGGAGGCAAAGGAATTGACGGAGAACACGAACAACGCAAATCGAGGGCATTCGGAGCGTGTCATACGCAAGGCGCACGAAGCGGAAAATACCCGTAATATTCGCAAGGAAAACTACGATGTTGTCGTCTGCGGCGGCGGCTTGGCGGGATTCTGCGCGGCGGTGGCGGCAGCCAGACATGGCTCGCGGACCTGTCTCGTTCAGGATCGGCCCGTCTTCGGAGGCAACAGCTCGTCCGAGGTTCGGGTGACGCCGCATGGAGCGGCCGCGTTTCACGTTTATGCGAAGGAGACGGGCATTATCTCGGAGCTGCTGATCGAGGAGCGTGCCCGCAACCACGAGGTCATCTTCGAGAACGGATGGACGAACAGCGTATGGGATATGGCGATGTACGATCTGGCGGTGCGAACGCCGAATCTGACCTTTTACCTGAATACGTCGATCGTCGAGGTTCGCAAGAGCGCGGAGCGGCGCATCGAAGCGGTCGTCGGCGTCGTGGCGAATGCAGAGACAACGCTGGAATTGAGCGGCGAAATCTTCATCGATTGCACGGGCGACGGGATCGTGGCGGATCTGGCCGGGTGCGAGTGGCATATGGGCTCGGAAGGCCGAGACGAATATAACGAGCCGCATGCGCCGCTTCAGGCGAGCGGCGACGTGATGGGCTCGTCGCTGCTGTTCAAGACGGTGAACACCGGTGCGCCTGCGCCGTTCGAGGCGCCGGAGTGGGCAGCGAAGCTCGACAACCCGGACTTTTTTTACAAGGAAGGAAGAAGGCCGAACGATGTGCGCGGCGGCTACTGGTGGATCGAGATCGGGATGCCGTGGCATACGATTCACGAGAACGAAGACATCCGGCATCAATTGACGCGGTACGTGCTGGGCGTCTGGGACTGGATCAAGAACAAAGATCCCAATACGAAAGAGCTGGCCGCGAACCACGCGATCGACTGGATCGGGCAGGTGCCGGGCAAGCGCGAGAGCCGGAGAATCCAAGGTCTCTATCTGATGACCGAGCACGATCCGCTGAACAGAACCGTTTTCGAGGACGAGATCGCTTACGGCGGCTGGTTTCTGGACCTGCATACGCCGGGCGGCCTGCTGGCGCCGACGAGCGAGCATGCGAGCGCCGAGGGCTACAGCGAGACCAGCTCGTATATGGTCAAAAGCTATTGCGGACCGTACGGCATTCCGCTCCGTTCGTCGATCGCACGCGACGTCGACAATCTGATGATGGCCGGACGCAACGTCAGCGTCACGCACGCCGCGCTCGGCACGGTGCGGGTCATGGGCACGACCGCGATCGTCGGGCAAGCGGTCGGCACTTCGGCCGCGATTGCACTGAAGCGCGGCATCGCGCTTAAGGACGTGCCGGGCCAGGCAATCCGGGAGGTGCAGCAGACGCTGCTCCGCGACGGCTGCTTCCTGCCGAACGCGACAAACGAGGACGAGCTGGACCTGGCGCGCACGGCCCGGGTTGCCGCGAGCAGCGAAGCGGCTTGCGCAGGTATGGATGCGGAGCGGGACGACAAGCGGCGGTTCCCGGAGACGGAGGTGCTGCGCGAGCGCAAGGGCCAATGGATCGCGATCGCGGAGGAGAAGCTGGATCGCGTGGCGGTCTGCCTGTCCAACTTGTCGGACGTAGAGCAGACGGTGGAGGCGCGGATTCTGCCCGTCGATCATATCTGGGATTACCGCACGGAGGAGATTGAGCCGCTTGCGACAACGTTGCTTACGGTCAAGCCCGGCGCGAGCTTCGAGTGGATCGAGTGGGACGTGCGCTTGACGAAGGCCGCGGGTCTTGAGCCTGGCAAGTACGTGCGTCTCGACCTGCTGGCCAATGCGAACCTGCAATGGCATGTCGCATCGGGCGCCGTGCCGGCGCATACCTGCGCGTACGAGATGGGGGGCGGCAAGATGCGCAGGGACTGGAACGGTCCGACGCGCAGCTTCCGGGTTGATCCGCCGCAGCGCAGCTTCGGTGCCGAGCAGGCGATCAATGGCGTGGCGCGACCTAATCGGTACACGAATCTGTGGCGTTCGGACCCGGAAGCGGCGCTGCCGCAATGGCTGGAGCTGACTTGGGAGCAGCAGCGGACGATCGGGGAGGTGGAGCTGACGTTCCCCGGCCATCTGCTCTGGGAATATCACGGGTATGCGCCTTTCTATAAAGACCCGCAATGTGTGAAGGATTACCGGATCGAAGCGTGGGTAGGCGGTGCGTGGACGGAGATCGCGGCCGTTCGGGGCAACTACCAACGGCACTGCCGCCACCGTCTGGAGAAGCCGGTCACGACCGCCAAGCTGCGCGTCGTGATCGAGGCGACCAACGGAGACCCGTCCGCCGCCATCTACGAGATTCGCTGTTATGCGCCGCAGGGCGAGTAA
- a CDS encoding SGNH/GDSL hydrolase family protein — protein MKMRWTNRTWATLGDSITDANGYQPLVAERLQFAAVVNLGRSGTPMTAGGETDAHATVRMGLGLHPVPDCVTVFAGTNDYRLGKPLGSLHCKDDGTFCGAYGKLIESLLERRPDSRVNLWTPLQRDKDGWDKERRNHAGFRLDDYVEAVKAIGRHYALPVLDLYAESGFTRQTLGFFTTDRLHPNEAGFRRIADMAAAFLARL, from the coding sequence ATGAAGATGAGATGGACGAACAGAACCTGGGCGACGCTCGGAGACAGCATCACGGACGCGAACGGCTATCAGCCGCTCGTGGCAGAGCGGCTGCAGTTCGCAGCGGTCGTCAACCTGGGACGCAGCGGTACGCCCATGACGGCGGGGGGAGAGACGGATGCGCACGCAACCGTCCGCATGGGCCTTGGCTTGCATCCCGTTCCGGACTGCGTCACCGTCTTCGCCGGCACGAACGACTATCGGCTCGGCAAGCCGCTTGGCAGCCTTCATTGCAAAGACGACGGCACCTTTTGCGGCGCCTATGGGAAGCTGATCGAGAGCCTGCTCGAACGCCGTCCGGATAGCCGGGTCAATCTGTGGACGCCGCTGCAGCGGGATAAAGACGGATGGGATAAGGAAAGGCGCAACCATGCAGGCTTCAGGCTGGACGACTATGTCGAGGCTGTCAAGGCGATCGGACGGCATTACGCGCTGCCCGTGCTCGATTTGTATGCGGAGAGCGGATTTACGAGGCAGACGCTGGGCTTTTTTACGACGGATCGTCTGCACCCGAACGAAGCGGGCTTTAGACGGATCGCCGACATGGCCGCTGCCTTTCTCGCAAGATTGTAG
- a CDS encoding helix-turn-helix domain-containing protein, which produces MYNILIIDDERLIAEGVKAKLERAGLSEISEIRVACGGEEGLWAAAEFKPHIVITDMRMPDIDGIQVVRRLSAELPRTKFILLSGYGDYAYVREAFKYGVLDYLLKPAGSAELADQIKAAIAAIEVDARQAAMAERSRQSEHLALAARMNALLNDAEGRGAAGSSAGGSADLAAAEAYLSHAHAVVALFQVSEASFSLADLGLVESALDREARAGGWVDRLKVIVFQDSGGQVCAIVNFAEDIGADAPTSLLEAAVAHLRETGAERATAFVSEPGSPAGLRQLYKHARLARSYRILREPCEVLWWQPAMSAGVRENLSPARKDIEELRLAVDTLQLERIALWIDRWLPDSLIGTASLEQIEAVYGLLLTEIRRRLSGHHPLERSESGRALASFHALDDIRRYLKEYAGSAKQSAGEHAEPEETVITFAESYVREHFNRDIQLAEMANRVSMNYSYFSRLFKERTGSTFTAYLIKVRMEEARKLLQDPTLRINEVSDRVGYGNLYHFSRAFKNYFGMSPKEYRRSR; this is translated from the coding sequence ATGTATAACATCCTAATCATCGATGACGAGCGTCTGATCGCCGAAGGGGTCAAAGCCAAGCTGGAGCGCGCGGGACTGAGCGAGATCTCGGAGATCCGCGTCGCTTGCGGCGGAGAGGAAGGGCTATGGGCGGCCGCCGAGTTTAAGCCGCACATCGTTATTACGGACATGCGCATGCCCGATATCGACGGCATACAGGTCGTCCGCCGTCTCTCCGCCGAGCTGCCGCGGACCAAATTCATTCTGCTGAGCGGCTACGGCGATTACGCCTACGTTCGAGAGGCGTTCAAATACGGCGTGCTGGATTACTTGCTGAAGCCGGCGGGCTCGGCCGAGCTTGCGGATCAGATCAAGGCAGCGATCGCGGCCATCGAGGTGGATGCCAGGCAGGCTGCCATGGCGGAACGAAGCCGTCAGTCGGAGCATCTGGCGCTCGCCGCGCGGATGAACGCGCTGCTGAACGATGCCGAAGGGCGGGGTGCTGCGGGGAGTTCGGCGGGAGGCTCGGCGGATCTTGCGGCGGCAGAAGCTTACCTGAGTCACGCTCATGCGGTTGTCGCCCTGTTCCAGGTTAGCGAAGCTTCTTTTAGCTTGGCAGACTTGGGACTTGTGGAATCCGCGCTGGACCGCGAGGCGCGCGCGGGCGGATGGGTCGACCGACTGAAGGTAATCGTGTTCCAAGATAGCGGCGGACAGGTGTGCGCAATCGTCAATTTTGCGGAAGACATCGGGGCTGACGCTCCGACTTCGCTGCTCGAGGCTGCCGTTGCGCACCTTCGAGAGACGGGGGCGGAGCGGGCGACTGCCTTCGTCAGCGAGCCGGGATCGCCTGCCGGCCTGCGACAGCTTTACAAGCATGCCAGGCTCGCGAGGTCTTATCGGATATTGCGGGAGCCCTGCGAAGTATTATGGTGGCAGCCGGCAATGTCCGCCGGCGTTCGCGAGAACTTATCGCCTGCTCGCAAAGATATCGAAGAGCTGCGCCTTGCCGTCGATACGCTGCAGCTGGAACGGATCGCCCTCTGGATCGACCGCTGGCTGCCCGACAGCCTGATTGGGACCGCTTCGCTCGAACAAATCGAAGCCGTCTACGGCCTGCTGCTCACCGAGATTCGGCGGCGCCTAAGCGGACATCATCCGCTCGAGCGGAGCGAGTCCGGCCGCGCGCTTGCCTCCTTCCACGCGCTGGATGATATTCGCCGGTACTTGAAAGAATACGCAGGCTCGGCCAAGCAATCCGCCGGCGAGCATGCCGAACCGGAGGAAACGGTAATCACCTTCGCCGAGTCCTACGTGCGGGAGCACTTCAATCGCGACATCCAGCTGGCAGAGATGGCCAACCGCGTATCCATGAACTACTCCTACTTCAGCAGGCTGTTCAAGGAGCGGACCGGGTCGACCTTCACCGCCTATCTGATCAAGGTACGGATGGAAGAAGCGCGCAAGCTGCTGCAGGATCCCACTCTGCGTATCAACGAAGTATCCGACCGGGTCGGCTACGGCAATCTGTACCACTTCTCCCGCGCGTTCAAAAACTACTTCGGCATGTCCCCGAAGGAGTATCGGCGTTCCAGGTAG
- a CDS encoding MarR family winged helix-turn-helix transcriptional regulator yields the protein MDFKSTVFQQLVSLITSAHQVHYEMTKDMPMHGLTPQQYEIMEFLAVEQPMTLSRISECKGISMPNTSREIKKLMEHGLCEKIEDPSDRRKQHIRLSQLGQARMNESFSFMMNRFLQRIEGSSDKELAEASDAIGRLQSGIFRILQ from the coding sequence GTGGATTTTAAATCGACGGTTTTCCAGCAGCTTGTCTCCCTCATTACGTCGGCGCACCAGGTTCATTACGAGATGACCAAGGATATGCCGATGCACGGCCTGACGCCGCAGCAATACGAGATCATGGAGTTTCTCGCGGTTGAACAGCCGATGACCTTGAGCCGGATCAGCGAGTGCAAGGGCATCTCGATGCCCAACACGAGCCGGGAGATCAAAAAGCTGATGGAGCACGGCCTCTGCGAAAAAATCGAGGATCCGTCGGACCGGAGAAAACAGCACATCCGGCTTTCGCAGCTCGGACAAGCCCGAATGAACGAATCGTTTTCCTTTATGATGAATCGCTTCTTGCAGCGAATCGAGGGAAGTTCGGATAAAGAGCTGGCGGAGGCCTCGGACGCGATCGGGCGGCTGCAGTCGGGGATTTTCCGCATATTGCAATAG